From the genome of Nicotiana sylvestris chromosome 2, ASM39365v2, whole genome shotgun sequence, one region includes:
- the LOC104214039 gene encoding uncharacterized protein has translation MVFQKEYLDLLLVPSGLCIMFIYHLYLLYRYLNIPHTTIMGFENNDKRAWIERIMQDRDSNTINTALNVIGSNNNGATFLASVSLTLASLIGAWMANNSIFSSELIYGDTRPETMCIKFISLLIFFLVAFACFVQSSRCFIHANYLITIPDTDIPISYVELAVIRGGEFWSLGLRALYFATTLLLWFFGPIPMFATSVGMVFLLHSLDKNTKQLHNHRSYAEGKGTSIATRDIDHLF, from the exons ATGGTTTTCCAAAAAGAGTACCTAGATTTGTTGTTGGTCCCAAGTGGGCTCTGCATCATGTTCATTTACCATCTCTACTTGCTCTATAGATACCTCAACATTCCTCATACCACAATCATGGGCTTTGAAAACAATGATAAGAGAGCTTGGATTGAAAGAATTATGCAG GATAGAGATAGCAACACTATAAATACAGCTCTAAATGTAATAGGATCCAATAACAATGGAGCAACATTCTTGGCATCAGTTTCATTAACATTGGCCTCTCTCATTGGAGCTTGGATGGCTAATAATAGTATTTTCAGCAGTGAATTAATATATGGTGACACAAGGCCAGAAACTATGTGCATTAAATTCATAAGCCTATTAATTTTCTTTTTGGTTGCTTTTGCATGCTTTGTGCAATCATCCAGATGCTTCATTCATGCAAATTACTTAATAACCATACCAGATACTGATATACCAATTAGTTATGTTGAATTGGCTGTGATAAGAGGAGGTGAGTTTTGGTCACTTGGGCTTAGAGCACTTTATTTTGCAACCACTTTGCTACTATGGTTTTTTGGTCCAATTCCCATGTTTGCAACCTCAGTTGGTATGGTTTTCCTCCTCCATTCTCTTGACAAAAACACAAAGCAATTGCACAATCATCGATCTTATGCAGAAGGAAAAGGTACTAGCATTGCAACTCGTGACATTGATCATCTTTTTTAG